From the genome of Nicotiana sylvestris chromosome 2, ASM39365v2, whole genome shotgun sequence, one region includes:
- the LOC104214046 gene encoding UDP-galactose/UDP-glucose transporter 5B-like — translation MAEPPSPPLKDNKVLKGVFAVGGILSTLVIYGILQEKIMRVPYGPNKDYFIYSLFLVFCNRITTSAVSAGVLLASKKALDPVAPIHKYCIVSMSNILTTTCQYEALKYVSFPVQTLAKCAKMIPVMIWGTIIMQKKYKGQDYFFAFIVTLGCSLFILYPAEGDISPYSRGRESTIWGVSLMMGYLGFDGFTSTFQDKLFKGYDMGIHTQIFYTTVCSCLLSFTGLIMQGNLLMAIDFVSRHHDCFFDIALLSTVATASQFFISYTIRTFGALTFATIMTTRQLGSILLSCLWFAHPLSWEQCVGAVIVFGALYARSFLNNKKKPLTLDNTENRASSPPKGNP, via the exons GAAAAGATCATGAGAGTGCCCTATGGCCCAAATAAAGACTATTTTATATACTCATTATTTCTTGTCTTTTGCAATCGGATTACCACATCTGCAGTCTCTGCTGGAGTTTTACTG GCAAGTAAGAAGGCATTGGACCCAGTAGCTCCAATCCATAAGTATTGTATTGTTTCCATGTCTAACATCCTCACAACAACTTGTCAGTACGAG GCTCTCAAATATGTCAGCTTTCCAGTTCAAACTCTGGCAAAATGTGCCAAAATGATACCTGTAATG ATCTGGGGCACTATCATCATGCAAAAGAAGTACAAAGGACAGGACTATTTCTTTGCATTCATAGTCACACTTGGCTGTTCATTATTTATTCTGTATCCG GCAGAAGGTGATATTAGCCCTTACAGTAGAGGAAGGGAAAGCACCATTTGGGGAGTTTCTCTTATGATGGGTTATCTTGG GTTTGATGGATTTACGAGCACGTTCCAGGATAAACTTTTTAAAGGCTATGACATGGGAATACACACTCAGATATTCTACACAACTGTCTGTTCTTGTCTTCTTAGTTTCACTG GTCTAATCATGCAAGGCAATCTTCTCATGGCAATTGATTTTGTATCTCGCCATCATGATTGTTTCTTTGACATTGCTCTGCTTTCGACT gtagCAACAGCTAGTCAATTCTTTATCTCGTACACAATCCGCACATTTGGTGCTCTAACCTTTGCCACCATAATGACCACAAGACAG TTGGGGAGCATTTTGCTGTCTTGCTTGTGGTTTGCTCATCCCCTCAGCTGGGAGCAATGCGTAGGAGCT GTTATTGTCTTTGGGGCCCTTTATGCGAGAAgctttttaaataataaaaagaaaccATTAACATTGGACAACACGGAAAATAGAGCTTCAAGTCCACCAAAAGGGAATCCATAA